A single genomic interval of Streptomyces sp. 1222.5 harbors:
- a CDS encoding MarR family winged helix-turn-helix transcriptional regulator — MTDPRRARLYEELSAESRRYLAAYVLFNQAVADHLGLHPTDVQCLSLLTAEPDPLTVRQIADMTGLTTGSATRLVDRLERGGYVARTPDPTDRRRVLVTPVPERVARVTALWDDLGRTWRTTLDDHSEDELEAIIRHMRRGNELSHSQIERLRSLRKPD; from the coding sequence GTGACCGACCCGCGCCGTGCCCGGCTGTACGAGGAGCTGTCGGCGGAGTCCCGCCGCTACCTGGCGGCCTACGTCCTCTTCAATCAGGCCGTAGCCGACCACCTGGGCCTGCACCCGACCGATGTGCAGTGCCTGAGTCTGCTGACCGCCGAGCCGGACCCGCTCACCGTCCGGCAGATCGCCGACATGACGGGGCTCACCACGGGCTCGGCCACCCGCCTGGTGGACCGGCTCGAACGGGGCGGCTACGTGGCCCGCACGCCCGACCCGACGGACCGCCGCCGGGTGCTGGTCACCCCCGTCCCGGAGCGCGTCGCCCGCGTCACCGCGCTCTGGGACGACCTCGGCCGGACCTGGCGGACGACCCTCGACGACCACAGCGAGGACGAGCTGGAGGCGATCATCCGGCACATGCGCCGGGGCAACGAACTCAGCCACAGCCAGATCGAGCGCCTGCGCTCTCTGCGCAAGCCGGACTGA
- a CDS encoding NmrA/HSCARG family protein — protein sequence MLTVAITGATGAQGGATARALLTAGHRVRALTRRPDAPPARTLLDLGAEVRYADFDDRASLDTALAGADALFAVTTPFGTDTGTETRQGTALVDAAAAARLGHVVLTSAAHADRGTGIPHYESKHAVERHLRASGLTWTVIAPAAFMENYTAGWTLEGLRDGAFAWPMPADRPLALVPAADIGAFAALALERRGEFAGRRVDIASDACTPARTAAVLATATGRPVTHHEVPLDQVRTRSADLAAMFAYFGTTGLDVDVAGLRRAYPEVGWHTFTDWAAAQNWESLLNPA from the coding sequence ATGCTCACCGTCGCCATCACCGGCGCCACCGGCGCCCAGGGCGGAGCCACCGCCCGCGCCCTGCTCACCGCGGGCCACCGCGTCCGCGCCCTGACCCGCCGCCCCGACGCACCACCGGCCCGCACCCTGCTGGACCTCGGCGCCGAGGTCCGGTACGCCGACTTCGACGACCGCGCCTCCCTGGACACGGCCCTCGCCGGCGCCGACGCGCTCTTCGCCGTCACCACCCCGTTCGGCACCGACACCGGCACGGAGACCCGGCAGGGCACGGCCCTCGTGGACGCGGCGGCGGCCGCCCGGCTCGGCCATGTCGTGCTCACCTCCGCCGCCCACGCCGACCGCGGCACCGGAATCCCGCACTACGAGAGCAAGCACGCGGTCGAGCGGCACCTGCGCGCGTCCGGCCTCACCTGGACGGTGATCGCCCCGGCGGCCTTCATGGAGAACTACACCGCCGGCTGGACCCTGGAGGGACTGCGCGACGGCGCCTTCGCCTGGCCCATGCCGGCCGACCGGCCCCTCGCCCTCGTCCCGGCCGCCGACATCGGCGCGTTCGCCGCGCTCGCGCTGGAGCGCCGCGGGGAGTTCGCCGGCCGCCGCGTCGACATCGCCTCCGACGCGTGCACCCCGGCGCGCACGGCGGCCGTCCTCGCCACGGCCACCGGCCGCCCGGTCACCCATCACGAGGTGCCGCTCGACCAGGTGCGCACCCGGTCCGCCGACCTCGCGGCCATGTTCGCGTACTTCGGCACCACCGGCCTCGACGTCGACGTCGCGGGACTGCGCCGCGCGTACCCCGAGGTCGGCTGGCACACCTTCACCGACTGGGCCGCCGCCCAGAACTGGGAGTCCCTGCTGAACCCCGCCTGA
- a CDS encoding Crp/Fnr family transcriptional regulator has protein sequence MDDVLRRNPLFAALDDEQAAELRASMSEVTLARGDSLFHEGDPGDRLYVVTEGKVKLHRTSPDGRENMLAVVGPGELIGELSLFDPGPRTATASALTEVKMLGLGHGDLQPWLNVRPEVAGALLRAVARRLRKTNDAMSDLVFSDVPGRVARALLDLSRRFGVQSEEGIHVVHDLTQEELAQLVGASRETVNKALADFAQRGWLRLEARAVILLDVERLAKRSR, from the coding sequence GTGGACGACGTTCTGCGGCGCAACCCGCTCTTCGCGGCTCTCGACGACGAGCAGGCCGCGGAGCTTCGCGCCTCCATGAGTGAGGTGACCCTCGCACGCGGCGACTCACTCTTCCATGAGGGGGACCCCGGCGACCGGCTGTACGTCGTCACCGAGGGCAAGGTCAAGCTGCACCGCACCTCCCCCGACGGCCGCGAGAACATGCTCGCCGTCGTCGGACCCGGCGAGCTGATCGGCGAGCTGTCGCTGTTCGACCCGGGCCCGCGTACGGCGACCGCCAGCGCGCTGACCGAGGTCAAGATGCTCGGCCTGGGCCACGGCGACCTCCAGCCCTGGCTGAACGTGCGGCCCGAGGTGGCCGGCGCCCTGCTGCGCGCCGTCGCCCGCCGGCTGCGCAAGACCAACGACGCCATGTCCGACCTGGTCTTCTCGGACGTCCCCGGCCGTGTGGCGCGCGCGCTTCTGGACCTCTCCCGCCGCTTCGGCGTGCAGTCCGAGGAAGGCATCCACGTCGTCCACGACCTCACCCAGGAGGAGCTGGCCCAGCTGGTCGGCGCCTCCCGCGAGACCGTGAACAAGGCCCTCGCGGACTTCGCCCAGCGCGGCTGGCTGCGCCTGGAGGCGCGGGCCGTGATCCTGCTGGACGTCGAGCGCCTGGCCAAGCGGTCCCGCTGA
- a CDS encoding nucleotidyltransferase domain-containing protein: protein MAEPPAPKGLDALGCIAREGSLARVPDAFRPVVASARDRLLDAFGARLHSAYLYGSVPRGTARVGRSDLDLFVALTATPGEADHETARALGEAVDKEFEQIDGVGTLLYGRDRLLSDLERYDLGWFVACLCTPLLGDDLAEYLPRYRPDSLLARETNGDLALLLPRWRERVERAADTEEARRPLVRFMSRHLVRTGFTLVMPRWQGWTSDLREMAEVFAAYHPERAGELRTAAEHGLEPVGDPRILRSYTDDLGPWLAGEYARVHGVKTPRPD from the coding sequence ATGGCCGAACCACCCGCCCCCAAAGGTCTCGACGCCCTGGGGTGCATCGCCCGCGAAGGCTCCCTCGCGCGCGTGCCCGACGCGTTCCGCCCGGTCGTGGCCTCGGCCCGCGACCGGCTCCTGGACGCCTTCGGCGCCCGCCTGCACAGCGCCTACCTCTACGGCTCGGTACCGCGCGGCACCGCGCGTGTGGGCCGCAGCGACCTGGACCTGTTCGTGGCCCTCACCGCGACGCCGGGAGAGGCCGACCACGAGACGGCCCGGGCCCTCGGCGAGGCGGTCGACAAGGAGTTCGAGCAGATCGACGGCGTCGGCACCCTGCTGTACGGCCGCGACCGGCTGCTGAGCGACCTGGAGCGGTACGACCTGGGCTGGTTCGTCGCCTGCCTGTGCACCCCGCTGCTCGGTGACGACCTCGCCGAGTACCTGCCCCGCTACCGCCCCGACTCCCTGCTCGCCCGCGAGACCAACGGCGACCTCGCCCTGCTGCTGCCGCGCTGGCGGGAGCGGGTCGAGCGCGCGGCGGACACCGAGGAGGCCCGGCGGCCGCTCGTGCGCTTCATGTCCCGGCATCTGGTCCGCACCGGCTTCACGCTCGTCATGCCCCGCTGGCAGGGCTGGACGAGCGACCTGCGGGAGATGGCCGAGGTGTTCGCTGCGTACCACCCCGAGCGGGCCGGTGAACTGCGTACGGCGGCGGAGCACGGCCTCGAACCCGTCGGCGACCCGCGCATCCTGCGGTCGTACACCGACGACCTCGGCCCCTGGCTCGCCGGGGAGTACGCGCGCGTGCACGGCGTGAAGACCCCCCGCCCGGACTAG
- a CDS encoding MBL fold metallo-hydrolase, producing the protein MTDPAALPGRPRGGVLSGPATDRAVNVLAPNASAMTLDGTNTWIVAEPDSDLAVVIDPGPLDDGHLRTVVDTAEKAGKRIALTLLTHGHPDHAEGAGRFAELTGTRVRALDPALRLGEEGLAAGDVIGVGGLELRVVPTPGHTADSLCFHLPADRAVLTGDTVLGRGTTVVAHPDGRLGDYLDSLRRLRSLTVDDGVHTVLPGHGPVLEDAQGVVEFYLAHRAHRLAQVETAVEDGYRTPAEVVAHVYADVDRSLWPAAELSVRAQMEYLTGHGLI; encoded by the coding sequence ATGACCGACCCAGCAGCCCTGCCGGGCCGGCCCCGGGGCGGAGTCCTCTCGGGACCCGCCACCGACCGGGCCGTCAACGTCCTCGCGCCGAACGCCTCCGCGATGACCCTGGACGGCACCAACACCTGGATCGTCGCCGAGCCCGACTCCGACCTGGCCGTGGTGATCGACCCGGGCCCGCTCGACGACGGCCATCTGCGTACCGTCGTGGACACCGCGGAGAAGGCCGGCAAGCGCATAGCCCTGACCCTGCTGACCCACGGCCACCCCGACCACGCCGAGGGCGCCGGCCGGTTCGCCGAGTTGACCGGCACGCGCGTGCGTGCCCTCGATCCGGCGCTGCGCCTCGGTGAGGAGGGTCTGGCCGCCGGGGACGTGATCGGCGTCGGCGGCCTGGAGCTGAGGGTCGTGCCGACGCCCGGGCACACCGCGGACTCGCTGTGCTTCCATCTCCCGGCCGACCGGGCGGTGCTGACCGGTGACACGGTCCTCGGGCGGGGCACGACGGTCGTGGCGCACCCCGACGGGCGTCTCGGCGACTACCTGGACTCGCTGCGGCGGTTGCGGTCCCTCACGGTGGACGACGGCGTGCACACCGTCCTGCCGGGCCACGGGCCGGTCCTGGAGGACGCCCAGGGCGTCGTCGAGTTCTACCTGGCTCACCGCGCCCACCGGCTGGCCCAGGTGGAGACGGCGGTCGAGGACGGCTACCGCACGCCGGCGGAGGTCGTCGCCCATGTGTACGCCGATGTGGACCGCTCGCTGTGGCCGGCGGCGGAACTCTCGGTGCGCGCCCAGATGGAGTACCTGACCGGGCACGGGCTGATCTAG
- a CDS encoding NUDIX hydrolase — protein MANGQWYPPEWPDRIRALADGTLTPVTPRRAATVLLLKDTPDGPAVHMLRRRASMAFAGGAYAYPGGGVDPRDDDRHVRWAGPARAWWAERLGTDESGAQAIVCAAVRETYEEAGVLLAGPDAESVVGDTTGDDWEADRAALVARELSFAEFLDRRGLVLRSDLLGAWTRWITPEFEARRYDTWFFVAALPAGQRTRNASTEADRTVWIRPGEAAAGYDRGELLMMPPTIATLRQLLPYATAAEALAGAPARDMTPVLASARLSDGEIVLSWPGHDEFTKHVPTSGIPAGGAPGTARPTSAPSAGGGSV, from the coding sequence ATGGCGAACGGTCAGTGGTACCCCCCGGAGTGGCCCGACCGGATTCGCGCGCTCGCGGACGGCACCCTCACCCCGGTGACCCCCAGACGCGCGGCGACGGTGCTGCTGCTGAAGGACACCCCGGACGGCCCGGCCGTCCACATGCTGCGCAGACGCGCCTCCATGGCCTTCGCCGGAGGCGCGTACGCGTATCCCGGCGGCGGCGTCGACCCGCGGGACGACGACCGTCACGTCCGCTGGGCGGGCCCCGCGCGCGCGTGGTGGGCCGAGCGGCTGGGAACGGACGAGAGCGGTGCCCAGGCGATCGTCTGCGCGGCCGTACGGGAGACGTACGAGGAGGCGGGCGTGCTGCTCGCCGGGCCCGACGCGGAGTCCGTGGTCGGCGACACCACCGGCGACGACTGGGAGGCCGACCGGGCCGCCCTGGTCGCGCGCGAGCTGTCCTTCGCCGAGTTCCTCGACCGGCGCGGCCTGGTGCTGCGCTCGGACCTGCTGGGCGCCTGGACCCGCTGGATCACCCCCGAGTTCGAGGCGCGCCGCTACGACACCTGGTTCTTCGTGGCCGCCCTCCCGGCCGGGCAGCGCACCCGGAACGCCTCCACGGAGGCCGACCGCACGGTGTGGATCCGCCCCGGGGAGGCCGCCGCCGGCTACGACAGGGGCGAGCTGCTGATGATGCCGCCCACCATCGCCACACTGCGCCAGCTGCTTCCGTACGCCACCGCCGCCGAGGCGCTGGCGGGCGCCCCCGCGCGGGACATGACGCCGGTGCTGGCGAGCGCCCGCCTCAGCGACGGGGAGATCGTCCTGTCCTGGCCGGGACACGACGAGTTCACCAAGCACGTCCCGACGTCGGGGATCCCCGCCGGCGGGGCACCCGGTACGGCACGACCGACGTCCGCCCCGAGCGCCGGAGGAGGCTCCGTATGA
- a CDS encoding RidA family protein — protein MSAVEAKLAELGLTLPAVVPPLAAYQPAVRSGVYVYTAGQLPMVEGKLPVTGKVGAEVTPEEAKELARTCALNALAAVKSVAGDLDRVARVVKVVGFVASAPDFTGQPGVLNGASELLGEVLGDKGVHARSAVGVAVLPLDAPVEVEIQVELVP, from the coding sequence GTGAGCGCGGTCGAGGCCAAGCTGGCCGAACTGGGTCTGACCCTGCCGGCGGTCGTACCGCCGCTGGCCGCGTACCAGCCGGCCGTGCGGTCCGGCGTGTACGTCTACACCGCCGGCCAGCTGCCGATGGTCGAGGGCAAGCTGCCGGTCACCGGCAAGGTGGGCGCCGAGGTCACGCCGGAGGAGGCCAAGGAGCTGGCCCGCACCTGCGCGCTGAACGCGCTGGCCGCCGTGAAGTCCGTCGCGGGCGACCTGGACCGCGTCGCGCGCGTGGTGAAGGTGGTCGGCTTCGTCGCCTCGGCGCCCGACTTCACCGGGCAGCCCGGTGTCCTCAACGGCGCCAGCGAACTGCTCGGCGAGGTCCTCGGCGACAAGGGCGTGCACGCCCGCAGCGCCGTCGGTGTCGCGGTGCTGCCGCTGGACGCGCCGGTCGAGGTCGAGATCCAGGTCGAGCTCGTCCCGTAG
- a CDS encoding DUF4177 domain-containing protein codes for MTKWEYATVPLLVHATKQILDTWGEDGWELVQVVPGPNPEQLVAYLKREKQA; via the coding sequence ATGACCAAGTGGGAATACGCAACCGTGCCGCTGCTCGTCCATGCCACGAAGCAGATTCTGGACACCTGGGGCGAGGACGGCTGGGAGCTCGTCCAGGTCGTGCCCGGGCCCAACCCCGAACAGCTCGTGGCCTACCTGAAGCGGGAGAAGCAGGCGTGA
- a CDS encoding ArsA-related P-loop ATPase, which yields MSRLQVVSGKGGTGKTTVAAALALALATEGKRTLLVEVEGRQGIAQLFETDALPYEERKIAGSPGGGEVYALAIDAELALLEYLQMFYKLGGAGRALKKLGAIDFATTVAPGIRDVLLTGKACEAVRRKDKRGRFVYDYVVMDAPPTGRITRFLNVNDEVAGLAKIGPIHNQAQAVMRVLKSPETAVHLVTLLEEMPVQETADGIAELRAANLPVGRIIVNMVRPQVLDAEDLELVGTVERSSVAQALSSAGLGGARRGGNAEKLVDPLLDQASEYAERYALEQDQRAVLGELDLPLHELPLLVEGMDLAGLYELATELRKQGLS from the coding sequence GTGAGCAGGCTCCAGGTCGTCAGCGGCAAGGGCGGGACCGGAAAGACGACGGTCGCCGCCGCCCTCGCGCTGGCCCTCGCCACCGAGGGGAAGCGGACGCTTCTCGTGGAGGTCGAGGGTCGGCAGGGCATCGCACAGCTCTTCGAGACGGATGCGTTGCCGTACGAGGAGCGCAAAATCGCGGGGTCACCGGGCGGCGGGGAGGTGTACGCCCTGGCCATAGACGCCGAACTGGCCCTTCTGGAATACCTACAGATGTTCTACAAGCTGGGCGGCGCGGGCCGGGCCCTGAAAAAGCTCGGAGCCATCGACTTCGCCACCACCGTCGCCCCCGGCATCCGGGACGTCCTGCTGACCGGCAAGGCGTGCGAGGCGGTGCGGCGCAAGGACAAGCGCGGACGGTTCGTGTACGACTACGTCGTCATGGACGCCCCGCCGACGGGCCGCATCACCCGCTTCCTGAACGTCAACGACGAGGTGGCGGGTCTCGCGAAGATCGGCCCGATACACAATCAGGCGCAGGCGGTGATGCGGGTGCTGAAGTCGCCGGAGACGGCGGTGCACCTGGTCACGCTGCTGGAGGAGATGCCCGTCCAGGAGACCGCCGACGGCATCGCCGAACTCCGCGCGGCGAATCTGCCGGTGGGCCGGATCATCGTGAACATGGTCCGCCCGCAGGTGTTGGACGCCGAGGACCTGGAACTCGTGGGGACCGTGGAGCGTTCCTCAGTGGCACAGGCGCTCTCGTCCGCGGGGCTCGGCGGCGCCCGGCGGGGTGGGAACGCCGAGAAGCTGGTGGACCCGCTGCTGGACCAGGCGTCCGAGTACGCCGAACGGTACGCGCTGGAGCAGGACCAGCGCGCGGTCCTCGGCGAGCTGGACCTGCCGTTGCACGAACTGCCGCTGCTCGTCGAGGGCATGGACCTCGCGGGCCTGTACGAACTCGCCACCGAGCTGCGGAAGCAGGGGTTGTCATGA